In Herbinix luporum, a single window of DNA contains:
- a CDS encoding ROK family protein produces MIIGALEAGGTKMVCAIGHENGKIIKRTVIPTETVDTTMPKLINFFLNEGIEALGIGCFGPIDPDINSKTYGYITSTPKLPWRNFNIVKAFYEALKVPIGFDTDVNGAALGEGTWGALQGCEVSLYITIGTGVGVGVCIHGKPLHGLMHPEAGHIILRRLSHDTYKGNCPYHSDCLEGLASGPAIEGRWGKKAYELEDNYKVWDLESHYIAQALANFILCYSPNRIVLGGGVMKQKQLFPLIRAKVREYLGDYISLAKINDNIENYIVPPALGDNSGIMGALRLGYQAYLSF; encoded by the coding sequence ATGATTATTGGAGCATTAGAAGCCGGTGGCACAAAGATGGTATGTGCCATTGGCCATGAGAATGGCAAAATAATAAAAAGAACTGTAATCCCCACTGAAACTGTGGATACTACCATGCCAAAATTAATTAATTTTTTTCTTAATGAAGGTATTGAAGCCTTAGGTATTGGCTGCTTTGGTCCTATAGATCCGGATATCAATTCCAAGACCTATGGCTATATTACCAGTACGCCTAAACTGCCATGGAGAAATTTTAATATAGTAAAGGCTTTTTATGAAGCTCTTAAAGTTCCCATTGGATTTGATACTGATGTTAACGGGGCTGCACTTGGAGAAGGAACCTGGGGCGCCCTACAAGGTTGCGAAGTTTCTTTATATATTACCATAGGAACTGGGGTGGGAGTTGGAGTCTGTATCCATGGAAAACCCCTACATGGACTAATGCATCCGGAAGCAGGGCATATTATCCTAAGACGGCTAAGCCATGATACCTATAAAGGTAATTGTCCTTATCACTCTGATTGTCTTGAAGGTCTGGCTTCAGGTCCTGCTATTGAAGGGCGCTGGGGGAAGAAAGCCTATGAACTTGAAGATAATTATAAAGTGTGGGACTTAGAATCCCACTATATTGCACAGGCCCTAGCTAACTTTATACTTTGCTATTCCCCTAATAGGATTGTCCTTGGGGGAGGAGTTATGAAACAAAAACAGCTATTTCCACTAATTAGAGCAAAGGTTCGTGAATATTTAGGAGATTATATTAGTTTAGCTAAGATAAATGATAATATAGAAAATTATATTGTTCCTCCGGCATTAGGAGATAATTCGGGTATTATGGGAGCCTTAAGACTGGGCTATCAGGCATATTTGAGTTTTTAG
- the spoIIID gene encoding sporulation transcriptional regulator SpoIIID: protein MKGYIEERAVEIANYIIENNATVRQTAKQFGISKSTVHKDVTERLLQINPSLASRARVVLDRNKSERHIRGGLATKEKYLQKAKYN from the coding sequence ATGAAAGGCTATATAGAGGAAAGGGCGGTTGAAATCGCTAATTATATCATCGAAAATAATGCAACTGTGAGGCAGACCGCAAAGCAGTTCGGCATTTCTAAGTCAACCGTACATAAAGACGTTACAGAACGTCTTTTACAAATTAATCCTTCACTGGCCAGTAGGGCAAGAGTAGTACTTGATCGTAATAAGTCGGAGCGCCATATAAGAGGTGGCTTGGCTACAAAGGAAAAATATCTACAGAAAGCTAAATACAACTAA
- the rsxC gene encoding electron transport complex subunit RsxC has translation MARLTFPGGIHTYDGKKLSKDKPISAILPKGDLVFPLSQHIGTPAKPLVAKGDTVLVGQKIAEASDGISAHVISSVSGTVKAIEKRLTPTGKMVESIVITNDGEYKKIEGFGQDRDYSKMSKSEIRQAVKEAGIVGLGGAGFPTHIKLTPKDENKIDYVIVNGAECEPYLTSDYRLMMEAGEIILGGLKILLRLFDKAEGIIAIEDINPDVIKKFQELTAKETNIKVKILKTKYPQGGERQLVYATTGRKLNSKKIPADLGCIVNNVGTVAAIYMAVAKSTPLTHRIVTVSGDAIAEPQNFYVPLGINFSEIIEAAKGFTAQPKKIIIGGPMMGTSVYTHDLPVTKTSSTLLAFIKDEAAVEESACIRCGKCHEHCPLNLLPIKLQMAAIHNEYEKFKKLDGMECCGCGCCSYVCPAKRSLTQSIVQTKQRILKENK, from the coding sequence ATGGCAAGGTTAACATTTCCGGGCGGCATCCATACATATGATGGTAAGAAGCTATCTAAGGACAAGCCCATATCTGCTATTTTACCAAAGGGTGACTTGGTATTTCCACTTTCCCAGCATATTGGTACACCGGCAAAACCCCTAGTAGCCAAGGGTGATACGGTATTGGTAGGTCAAAAGATTGCCGAGGCCTCGGATGGTATTTCAGCTCATGTAATCAGCTCAGTTTCCGGGACTGTAAAGGCTATCGAAAAAAGACTTACACCGACAGGAAAAATGGTAGAGTCTATTGTGATTACTAATGATGGTGAATATAAGAAGATTGAAGGTTTTGGACAGGACCGTGATTATAGCAAGATGTCAAAGTCCGAAATCAGACAGGCTGTAAAAGAGGCCGGGATTGTAGGGCTGGGGGGAGCCGGGTTTCCCACCCATATAAAGCTGACACCTAAGGATGAGAACAAGATTGATTATGTAATTGTTAACGGTGCAGAATGTGAACCCTATCTTACATCGGATTATAGGCTAATGATGGAAGCAGGGGAGATAATACTTGGTGGATTAAAAATATTGCTTCGCTTATTTGACAAGGCAGAAGGCATTATTGCCATTGAGGATATAAATCCCGATGTAATAAAAAAATTCCAGGAACTAACTGCCAAGGAGACTAATATTAAAGTTAAAATTCTTAAGACAAAGTACCCTCAAGGTGGTGAGCGGCAGCTGGTCTATGCAACTACAGGAAGAAAACTTAATTCTAAGAAAATTCCTGCTGATTTAGGTTGCATAGTTAATAATGTGGGAACTGTGGCAGCTATCTATATGGCAGTAGCTAAAAGTACCCCTTTGACACATAGGATTGTAACAGTATCAGGTGATGCAATAGCTGAGCCTCAGAATTTCTATGTACCTTTAGGTATAAATTTTAGTGAAATAATTGAAGCGGCAAAAGGTTTTACGGCACAGCCCAAGAAAATTATTATAGGGGGACCTATGATGGGCACATCGGTGTATACCCATGATTTACCTGTAACTAAGACAAGTTCAACCTTGCTTGCATTTATTAAAGATGAAGCAGCAGTAGAGGAATCAGCATGTATCCGTTGTGGTAAATGTCATGAACATTGTCCCTTGAATTTACTTCCCATCAAATTACAGATGGCGGCGATTCATAATGAATATGAAAAATTTAAGAAATTAGATGGTATGGAATGCTGCGGATGTGGATGCTGTTCCTATGTTTGTCCGGCAAAAAGAAGTCTAACTCAGTCAATTGTTCAGACTAAGCAAAGAATCTTAAAAGAAAACAAGTAA